A DNA window from Leptolyngbya sp. KIOST-1 contains the following coding sequences:
- a CDS encoding bifunctional metallophosphatase/5'-nucleotidase: protein MESLELDRRTFLQTSLAVAPAMLSFNAPKDAPKDTLVSTSDKQVFTILHTNDMHSNVVGVGPLRDYTPLRLGDDQTRGGYARLGALIAQRKAALEQLGPVLVLDAGDFSMGTAVAAACRELGAELQLMAAMGYDATTFGNHEFDLGPDGLGQAIKQAANAGPVPAIVVTNSDVSADSDRLADLQALAQRGVLQPYRVIERGGLRFGLVGIIGYDAFKYSTDPGEVVFGDPIATAKAAVQRLKREEQVDVAIALSHGGVVKQPDGSFQGEDLALLDAIPELDVVIGGHTHSELREPLLVDHRPVVQTGKYGEHLGELVLSLEDGRVQVESYRLIPVDDQIQGDRALQNRVDHFLRRAGEVTFAPRGYATTQPLVMITEDWPMDYADIESGTPLANVVTDALRLATNSQIAFTANGAIRAGLTQGKTGVQTVYDIFALAPLGNGIVDPTAGSALVKGYFTAAEIKNILEFLLMDDPNHPGEYYPRTSGLRFYYDPSRPRFDQVTNLELGNLDNGYQPLDLDAPTLYSFATSLYVGSILVYIPQLSKGALPLQPKKADGSPLTTKAEAIVDPRESTSPYVLPATTHLNADLAAINAASREIKEWQAIMDYLMSLPHKNPDGISVLLKDARAREVRGIKFY from the coding sequence ATGGAAAGTCTTGAACTCGATCGCCGCACCTTTTTGCAAACGTCTCTGGCTGTAGCGCCTGCCATGCTTTCGTTCAATGCCCCAAAAGATGCCCCAAAAGACACCCTGGTATCTACCTCTGATAAACAAGTTTTTACCATCCTCCATACCAACGACATGCACTCTAACGTGGTGGGGGTGGGGCCGTTGCGAGACTACACGCCCTTGCGGTTGGGGGATGACCAGACCAGGGGCGGCTATGCCCGCCTGGGAGCGTTGATTGCTCAGCGTAAAGCCGCACTAGAACAACTCGGCCCCGTCCTGGTGCTGGATGCGGGGGACTTTAGCATGGGCACCGCCGTGGCCGCCGCCTGTCGCGAACTGGGGGCCGAGCTGCAACTGATGGCAGCCATGGGCTACGACGCCACTACCTTTGGCAACCACGAGTTTGACCTGGGGCCGGATGGCCTGGGTCAGGCGATCAAGCAGGCGGCCAATGCCGGCCCTGTCCCGGCCATTGTGGTGACGAATAGCGATGTCAGCGCCGACTCCGATCGCCTCGCCGATCTGCAAGCGCTGGCCCAGCGGGGGGTGCTTCAGCCCTACCGGGTGATTGAACGGGGTGGCCTACGGTTTGGCCTGGTGGGCATCATTGGCTACGATGCGTTTAAGTATTCAACCGATCCCGGAGAGGTTGTCTTTGGCGACCCGATCGCAACGGCCAAGGCAGCGGTGCAACGGCTGAAGCGGGAAGAACAGGTCGATGTGGCGATCGCCCTTAGCCACGGTGGCGTGGTCAAGCAGCCCGATGGGTCGTTCCAGGGGGAAGACCTGGCCCTGCTCGATGCCATCCCAGAATTAGATGTGGTGATTGGTGGCCATACCCACAGCGAATTGCGGGAGCCGCTCTTGGTCGATCATCGCCCGGTGGTGCAGACCGGCAAGTACGGCGAACACCTGGGTGAACTGGTGCTCAGTCTGGAGGATGGCCGGGTGCAGGTAGAGTCTTACCGGCTCATTCCTGTAGATGACCAAATTCAGGGCGATCGCGCCCTTCAGAACCGGGTAGACCACTTTTTGCGCCGGGCGGGAGAGGTTACCTTTGCCCCCCGCGGCTACGCCACCACCCAACCCCTGGTAATGATCACCGAAGACTGGCCCATGGACTACGCCGACATAGAGTCGGGCACACCCCTGGCCAATGTGGTGACGGACGCCCTGCGCCTTGCCACCAACAGCCAGATTGCCTTTACAGCCAATGGGGCCATCCGGGCCGGGCTGACCCAGGGCAAAACCGGGGTGCAAACGGTGTACGACATCTTTGCCCTGGCCCCCCTCGGCAACGGCATTGTGGACCCCACTGCCGGGAGTGCTCTGGTCAAAGGCTATTTCACGGCGGCGGAAATCAAAAACATCCTGGAATTTTTGCTGATGGACGACCCCAACCATCCCGGCGAATACTACCCCAGGACATCGGGTCTGCGGTTTTACTACGACCCCAGCCGCCCCCGGTTTGATCAGGTTACCAACCTAGAGCTGGGCAATCTGGACAACGGTTATCAACCCCTCGATCTAGACGCCCCTACCCTCTATAGCTTTGCCACCAGTTTGTACGTGGGCTCGATTCTGGTTTACATTCCCCAACTCAGCAAAGGTGCGTTGCCCCTCCAGCCTAAAAAGGCCGATGGCAGCCCCCTGACCACCAAGGCTGAAGCGATCGTTGACCCCAGGGAATCGACCAGTCCCTATGTCTTACCGGCGACAACCCATCTCAATGCCGACCTGGCTGCGATCAATGCAGCGAGCCGAGAAATTAAAGAGTGGCAGGCGATTATGGACTACCTCATGAGCTTGCCCCACAAAAACCCAGATGGCATTTCCGTCTTGCTCAAAGATGCCCGTGCCCGTGAGGTACGCGGCATTAAGTTCTATTAA
- a CDS encoding arylsulfatase: MRKPPSQDWRSGIFGLPRLLTRLIAGALVGAIALAPSAWLGLGTGEAIAAPFSSTSAAPASAATAAPTKPNIVVIWGDDIGQSDLSAYTKGLMGFHTPNIDRIAEEGVLFTDYYGEQSCTAGRAAFITGQSVFRTGLSKVGLPGADLGLRSEDPTIAELLKAQGYATAQFGKNHLGDKDEFLPTAHGFDEFYGNLYHLNAEEEPELPDYPSSKDFPNFAKRFGPRGVLHTFADGRIEDTGPLTKKRMETIDDDIADRSVEYLKKQAAAGQPFFMWTNFTHMHFRTHPKAESVGQAGRWQSPYHDVMVDHDQNVGQILDALDELGLAENTIVFYSTDNGPHMNSWPDAAMTPFRNEKNSGWEGAFRIPAMVRWPGHIEPGTVSNDIMSHLDWMPTFLAAAGAPDVKDKLLNGYKAAGRNFKVHLDGYNQLPYLTGQTRENPRQEFFYFSDDGDLLAMRYDNWKLHFKVQDAPGTLDVWQRDFRPLRFPYIFNLRTDPYERATLTSNTYWDWILDHIFLLVPAQGKVAEFLSTFKQYPPRQKAASFTVDQVLEQLQSIPPGSS; encoded by the coding sequence ATGAGAAAACCCCCTTCTCAGGACTGGCGCAGCGGGATATTTGGCCTCCCTCGCCTCTTGACTCGATTGATTGCCGGAGCGTTGGTTGGCGCGATCGCACTGGCCCCTTCCGCTTGGCTGGGACTAGGGACTGGTGAGGCGATCGCAGCCCCCTTCTCTTCGACCAGTGCTGCCCCCGCCTCGGCGGCGACAGCGGCCCCCACCAAGCCCAACATCGTGGTGATCTGGGGCGATGACATCGGCCAGAGCGACCTCAGCGCCTACACCAAAGGGCTAATGGGCTTCCATACCCCCAACATCGATCGCATCGCCGAGGAAGGGGTGCTCTTTACCGACTACTACGGTGAACAAAGCTGCACCGCCGGACGCGCCGCCTTCATCACCGGGCAGAGCGTGTTTCGCACCGGGCTGAGCAAAGTCGGTCTACCCGGTGCCGATCTGGGGCTGCGTTCCGAAGACCCCACCATTGCCGAACTGCTGAAGGCCCAGGGCTACGCCACGGCCCAGTTTGGCAAAAATCACCTGGGCGACAAGGACGAATTTTTGCCCACAGCCCACGGCTTCGATGAATTCTACGGCAACCTCTACCACCTCAATGCCGAAGAAGAGCCGGAACTGCCTGACTACCCCAGCTCCAAGGATTTTCCCAACTTTGCCAAGCGCTTTGGCCCCCGGGGGGTGCTGCACACCTTCGCCGATGGCCGCATAGAAGACACCGGCCCCCTGACCAAAAAGCGGATGGAAACCATCGACGACGACATCGCCGATCGCTCTGTGGAGTACCTGAAAAAGCAGGCGGCAGCGGGGCAACCCTTCTTTATGTGGACGAACTTCACCCACATGCACTTCCGCACCCACCCCAAGGCCGAAAGCGTGGGGCAGGCCGGACGCTGGCAATCGCCCTACCACGATGTGATGGTGGACCACGATCAGAACGTTGGACAGATCCTAGATGCGTTAGATGAACTGGGACTGGCCGAAAACACCATTGTCTTTTACAGCACCGACAACGGCCCCCACATGAACTCCTGGCCCGATGCCGCCATGACCCCCTTCCGCAATGAGAAAAACTCCGGCTGGGAAGGGGCGTTTCGGATTCCTGCCATGGTGCGCTGGCCGGGGCACATCGAACCGGGCACCGTGTCGAACGACATCATGTCTCACCTGGACTGGATGCCCACCTTCCTGGCCGCCGCCGGAGCCCCAGACGTGAAGGACAAGCTGCTCAACGGGTACAAGGCCGCTGGTCGCAACTTCAAGGTGCATTTAGACGGCTATAACCAGTTGCCTTACCTGACCGGCCAAACCCGCGAAAACCCCCGCCAGGAGTTCTTTTATTTCTCGGACGACGGCGATCTGCTGGCCATGCGCTACGACAACTGGAAGCTGCATTTCAAAGTGCAGGATGCCCCCGGTACCCTGGATGTCTGGCAGCGGGACTTTCGGCCCCTGCGCTTTCCCTACATCTTTAACCTGAGGACAGATCCCTACGAACGGGCGACCTTGACCTCAAACACCTACTGGGACTGGATTTTGGATCACATCTTCCTGCTGGTGCCCGCCCAGGGCAAGGTGGCAGAATTTCTCTCCACCTTTAAGCAGTATCCGCCCCGCCAAAAAGCCGCCAGCTTCACGGTGGATCAGGTGCTAGAGCAACTGCAATCCATTCCCCCCGGCAGCAGCTAA
- a CDS encoding YqhA family protein, producing the protein MPRLVMAIRWTRFMSVLAVISSLIGALLMFWIGTVNTLKAVLLVINAEESMVEGSRISTTELATLELLECLDSFLVGLAFLYFAYGIYSLFIQLGKSDTDSGTWTKLGGISTLKKTLMEVLIVLLTVVFVKGLLERLSFRGLEWTYMVIPLSILALAASTRLLQFEGAEAAKTKEADE; encoded by the coding sequence ATGCCCCGCTTGGTCATGGCGATCCGCTGGACTCGTTTTATGAGCGTGCTGGCGGTGATCTCATCCTTGATTGGAGCCTTGCTGATGTTTTGGATTGGCACGGTCAACACCCTAAAAGCCGTTCTGTTAGTCATTAATGCCGAGGAATCGATGGTAGAGGGGAGCCGCATTTCCACCACCGAACTCGCCACCCTGGAGCTATTGGAATGCCTGGACAGCTTTCTGGTAGGGCTTGCATTTTTATACTTCGCCTATGGCATTTACTCGCTGTTTATTCAGCTTGGCAAATCTGATACGGATTCGGGTACTTGGACCAAGCTGGGGGGAATCAGCACCCTAAAAAAGACCTTGATGGAGGTGCTGATTGTGCTGCTAACGGTGGTTTTTGTGAAGGGCCTGCTAGAACGGCTATCGTTTCGGGGGCTGGAGTGGACGTATATGGTAATTCCCCTCTCGATTTTGGCCCTGGCTGCCAGTACCCGCCTGCTGCAATTTGAAGGCGCTGAGGCGGCGAAGACAAAGGAGGCTGACGAATGA
- a CDS encoding MFS transporter encodes MATVAPSSFEQRLDNAPLTRAMGLLWLLSAGLIALDGFDFFVIGVALPFLKRDFGLDAVTVGAVATAAVVGSLVGSLTLGPITDRVGRKPMLIVDVVLFVVATAGTALAWNAASLIAFRFLVGVAIGADYPISVAYITENVPARWRGRLVIGAFTFQAVGAMVGALTGVVVIHLFQVLYADPEPLAVQYAWRWMLGVGVALAVVVAAVRLAVQLESPRYYISRGEYAEASAAASQLLGEPVVITAEHEPPPETEPASLATLFTPLHRRSTLLASLPWFLQDIATYGIGIFTPTIIALLALATETDFMAREMASAQGAAVVDVFLIVGFLCAVALVERLGRIRLQIIGFGGMAVGLLLLAASGLVTSGSGAEIGLVLAGFLVFNLLMNAGPNATTFLLSGEVFPTRLRATGAGFAAAFAKAGAVLGTFVLPVLGKSWGLPPLLAGLAVVCGLAAVLTYRFRIETTGQSLEAVQDWERSLSFTPPGG; translated from the coding sequence ATGGCAACCGTTGCCCCCAGTTCCTTTGAACAGCGGTTGGACAATGCCCCCCTGACCCGGGCCATGGGGCTGCTGTGGCTGCTGTCGGCGGGGCTGATTGCATTGGATGGCTTTGACTTTTTCGTCATCGGCGTTGCCCTGCCCTTTCTCAAGCGGGATTTTGGCCTGGATGCGGTGACCGTGGGGGCGGTGGCCACGGCAGCGGTGGTGGGGTCGCTGGTGGGGTCGCTCACCCTGGGGCCAATCACCGATCGCGTGGGGCGCAAGCCGATGCTGATCGTCGATGTGGTGCTGTTTGTGGTGGCCACGGCGGGCACGGCCCTGGCCTGGAATGCCGCTTCGCTGATCGCCTTTCGGTTTTTGGTGGGGGTGGCGATCGGGGCCGATTACCCGATCAGCGTTGCCTACATCACCGAGAACGTGCCCGCCCGGTGGCGGGGGCGCCTGGTGATTGGGGCCTTTACCTTTCAGGCGGTGGGGGCCATGGTGGGGGCGCTGACGGGGGTGGTGGTGATTCACCTGTTTCAGGTGCTGTACGCCGACCCAGAACCGCTGGCGGTGCAGTATGCCTGGCGCTGGATGCTGGGGGTGGGGGTGGCCCTGGCGGTTGTCGTCGCGGCGGTGCGGCTGGCGGTACAGCTCGAAAGCCCCCGCTACTACATCAGCCGAGGTGAGTATGCCGAGGCTTCGGCCGCGGCCAGCCAGCTTTTGGGGGAACCCGTTGTGATCACCGCCGAGCATGAACCACCCCCCGAGACCGAACCGGCGAGCCTGGCCACGCTGTTTACCCCCCTCCATCGGCGCAGCACCCTATTGGCCTCGCTGCCCTGGTTTTTGCAGGACATCGCCACCTACGGCATCGGCATCTTTACCCCCACCATCATTGCCCTGCTGGCCCTGGCCACGGAAACCGACTTCATGGCCAGGGAAATGGCCTCGGCCCAGGGGGCGGCTGTGGTGGATGTGTTTTTGATTGTCGGTTTTCTCTGCGCCGTGGCTCTGGTGGAACGGCTGGGGCGGATCCGCTTGCAAATCATCGGCTTTGGGGGCATGGCCGTGGGGCTGTTGCTGCTGGCGGCCTCGGGGCTGGTGACTTCGGGTAGCGGGGCGGAAATCGGGCTGGTGTTGGCCGGGTTTCTGGTGTTCAACCTGTTGATGAACGCTGGCCCCAACGCCACCACCTTTCTGCTGTCGGGGGAGGTGTTTCCCACCCGTCTGCGAGCTACCGGGGCGGGGTTTGCGGCGGCCTTTGCCAAGGCGGGGGCGGTGCTGGGCACCTTTGTGCTGCCCGTTTTAGGTAAATCTTGGGGGCTGCCGCCCCTGCTGGCGGGACTGGCGGTGGTTTGTGGGCTGGCGGCGGTGCTCACCTACCGCTTCCGCATTGAAACCACCGGTCAATCCTTAGAGGCGGTGCAGGACTGGGAGCGATCGCTATCCTTTACCCCCCCAGGAGGTTAA
- a CDS encoding DUF1622 domain-containing protein: MPWLEPLETLSVTLATLGGSLLEFLGILCIFVGIFATARLAIKILRHRKRVVLPFVQIRLKFGLWLALALEFQLGADILSTAIAPSNDALIRLSVIAVIRTFLNYFLNKEIEAQLEFRERAIAHNHPPLFLIDSPTEFMEIPRDDSKPHSPQP, translated from the coding sequence ATGCCCTGGTTAGAGCCCCTTGAAACCCTTTCCGTTACCTTGGCCACCCTAGGGGGAAGCCTGCTGGAATTCTTGGGTATACTCTGCATTTTTGTGGGCATTTTTGCCACCGCTCGGCTGGCGATCAAAATCCTGCGACACCGCAAACGGGTGGTGCTGCCCTTTGTGCAAATTCGACTGAAGTTTGGCCTGTGGCTGGCCCTGGCGCTGGAATTTCAGCTGGGGGCCGATATCTTGAGTACTGCGATCGCCCCCAGCAACGACGCCCTGATTCGCCTCTCGGTGATTGCGGTCATCCGAACCTTCCTAAACTACTTTTTGAATAAAGAAATTGAGGCTCAACTGGAATTTCGTGAACGGGCGATCGCCCACAACCATCCACCCCTATTTTTGATCGATAGCCCGACGGAGTTTATGGAAATTCCTCGGGATGACAGTAAGCCCCACTCTCCCCAACCATGA
- a CDS encoding YidH family protein — protein MTVTMTDFNPQDELARERNHLAADRSLLSFVRSSLTLIGIGVAVDQVVSAIAPSGRFIDIWAYILSLLLLGLGVVTLALAIRDHQGEMQRLKAPVYRYTPRWPLGATTGLLTLIIGTLAFFWLGFQLWL, from the coding sequence ATGACTGTTACAATGACCGATTTCAACCCCCAAGACGAACTGGCCCGCGAGCGCAACCACCTAGCCGCCGATCGATCGCTGCTGTCCTTTGTGCGCAGCAGCCTCACCTTGATCGGTATTGGGGTGGCGGTGGATCAAGTGGTCAGTGCCATCGCCCCCAGCGGACGTTTTATTGATATCTGGGCCTACATCCTTAGTCTGCTGCTGCTGGGTTTGGGCGTCGTTACCCTGGCCCTCGCCATCCGTGACCACCAGGGCGAAATGCAACGGCTAAAAGCCCCAGTGTATCGCTATACTCCCCGCTGGCCTCTGGGGGCGACCACGGGCCTCCTGACGCTGATCATCGGCACTTTGGCCTTCTTCTGGTTAGGGTTTCAGCTATGGCTATGA